CGCCGACCACGATGTCGCCGGGCGATATCACCGAGCCGCCGATCGAGACCGGCACGTTGATTTCGCCCGGACCGCTCTTGTAGGGGCCGCGGTGAATGACCGCGCGGGCAAAGCATGGAAAGTCGGACGCGGCGAAGGCGGCGACGTCGCGGATGGCGCCGTCGATCACATAGCCCGCAGCGCCGCGATACTCGGCGATGTTCTTCATGATCTCGCCGACCAGCGCCCTGGTCTCGTCGCCGCCGCCATCGACAACGATCACGTCGCCCGGCCCGACCAGTTCGAGCGCCCGGTGGATGGCAAGATTGTCTCCCGGCCGCGTGCGCACGGTGAACGCAACTCCCACCAACCTGCCGCTGCGATGGAACGGCCGCAGCCCCACGGCGCCGGGCAGCCGGGCAAGGTTATCGCTGATGATCGATGTCGGCGCGCTCCTGAACGCCTCGATCAACGCCGGCGCAGGCTTCGGCACGTTCATCATGGCCGTGGTGACGCTCATGCAGACTGCTCCCCCTGTACAGTTCCGGCGCGTGCAAGCGCGCGCTGATCCGCGGGCGCGGCCGAAGCATTGTCTGCTTTTGCATGCCGCCCCCCGGGCGCAACATCTGCAGCCTGTACCGTGGAGAGGTCAAGTTACGCTCTGAACCTGTTTTTCAATACCTGATATTCAGGAAACCGTCGCCCGATCCGGCCGGGCCACGGGACCGAAGCTCCGCATGCAGGCGCGGGGCTTGGCAGCAACAGTGGCGTCGATCCGCGCGTCTCCAATTTTGCGGGCAATCAGACGTCGGTCAATTTCCTCGCGCTGCCCGGGCTCGCAAAATCGGGATCGACCAGTAAGGGCAGGACGATGCAAGCTATTCGCTTCCGCTGCGATCAATGCAGCGACCCGATTCGCTCCAGCTCGGCGGGATTGCGGACTTGCAGAGTACCGTCTGACACCTCGACGACGCCGCGATCACGAAACAGGCTGAGCACCCGACTCACATGAACCGGCGTGAGTCCGACGGCATCGGCGATATGTTGCTGGCGCAATGGAAACGGGTAGCGCTGATCACGGATCACGCTTCGGGCCGCGATCCGCCGCATGAGGTGCAAGAGCAAATAGGCAATGCGTTCCTCCGCCGAGCACTGGCCGAGCGCAGTCTGCATCTCATCCGCTGCTTCGGTTTCAGCGACGCAGGAGGTTGCCAGCGCCGTCAGAATTTCGGGATTGGCAGCCAGCCTTGATTGGACTTCCTCGCGCCGCATCGCGCTTATTTGCGCCTCAGTCAATGCTTTGATTGAAAAGCGGAACCTCTGCTCAAATACTGAGGTAACGGAGAACAGATCGCCCGGCAGCAGGAAATTCAATATTTGCCTGCGGCCGTCGGGCAATTGAAGGAACCGGAATCCCCAGCCGCCGCACAACACAAAGACATCTTCGGATACCTGGTTTCGAGCGCCGATTTGCTTGCCTGCAGGAACTGTTTGGTGATGTTGCCAATTCCCGCCTTGGTCCGAAAGCGATTGTTCGAATCGTTTATCGAACAGCGTGCCGCAGAAGCCGAGATCACGGTGTGGACACATTACACAGGGTGACACGGCTTGCATTTGAGTACAATCCGAGGGCGGGGAAGACGTGGCATTATGTATCTAGCAAGAGCGGCACGATTCGCTCACCCAATAGCGCATGGCAGATATGCGACTTAGCTGAAATTGATATAGATCAATGACAAGGATTGAATTGCTGTGTCGCGGCGGAAGCATGAACGTCAGCAGAAAGCTGAATTCGCACAATATTGACGGCGAATGAGCACAAGACAGTCACCATCCATCCGACGGCACTCCTCTCAAGTTGATGCAGATTAACAATCTACATCAACTCGAGAGGATCAATTTTGACTCAAGATCAATCATCTTGTCCCGACCGGGCAGCAGTCGTCGGCGTATCACCTGCCGATTCCCTCCTTCCCTAATACAAATCGAAGACAGGACATGAGCGCGATGACGTCCCATGCGACAAACTCCGGCGCCACCGGCGCCCCCCAGGATCGGGAGACCCGGATGCGCTTCATGCGCATCGATGCCCGGACCGGCGAACTGCTGCGCGAGTTCTGGAAGGTCGTCGAGCCGGTGCTGCCAGAGGTGCTCGAAGGCTTCTATCAGCACATCACCAGGGAGCCGCAGCTCGCGCGCATGATCGGGAGCGATATCCCCCGCCTCAAGACGGCGCAGGGATCGCATTGGGCGCGTCTGTTCAATGGCCGCTTCGACCATGAGTATATGCAGGGCGTGCGCACGATCGGCCTCATCCACAACAAGATCGGGCTGGAGCCGCGCTGGTATATCGGCGGCTACAATTTTGTACTGAGCCAGCTCGCTACTCTCGCCGTTCGTCAATATCGCTGGAAACCAAACCATCTCTCGGCGGTGCTCACTGCCCTGAACTGCGCGGTGCTGCTGGACATGGACATCGCGATTTCCGTCTATCAGGAAGCGATGCTGGCGGAGCGTCAGAAGCAGCAGGACAAAATTACGGCCGCGATTCAGGATTTCGACGGTCAGATGAAAATCGTTCTGAAAACAGTCGGTGGCTCGGCGACCAATCTGCAAAATGCCGCCAACGTGCTTGCCTCCAGTGCTGAAGATTCGACCCAGCGATCGACCGCCGTCGCTGCGGCCTCGGAACAGGCGTCCACCAATGTGCAGGCCGTGGCAGCTTCGACCGAGGAGCTGACATCGTCGGTCAGAGAAATCGGCCGTCAGGTCACCGAGTCCACCAGGATGACCGGCATGGCCGTGGAGCAAGCTAGCCGATCCGGCGCCACGATGCAGGGCCTCGCCAACGCGGCGCAAAAGATCGGCGACGTCGTCGAGCTGATCAACACCATCGCAGGCCAAACCAACCTGCTGGCTCTGAATGCCACCATCGAGGCGGCGCGCGCCGGCGAAGCCGGCAGGGGCTTTGCCGTGGTGGCCTCCGAGGTGAAGGCGCTGGCGGAGCAAACCGCGCGAGCGACCGGCGAAATCGGTCAACAGATTCTGGCTATCCAGCAAGCGACCAAGGAATCCGTCGGATCGATCCAGGAAATCGGGGCAACGATCGCTTCAGTCAATGAGATCGCCACCGCCATTGCTGCGGCCGTTGAACAACAAGGCATGGCAACCGCCGAGATCGCACGCAATGTCCAGGAGGCTGCCCGCGGCACCCAGGAGGTTTCGAGCAACATCGGCGGCGTCAGTCAGACCGCGAGCGGGACCGGGCAAACGGCGGCGCAACTACTGTCCTCGGCCAATGACCTCTCGCAGCAGTCGGAAACGCTGCGCACCCAGGTAGAAGGGTTCTTCGCTGCAATCCGATCAGCATAGCATCTCAACCTCAAGATTTGCTTCGCCGATATTGAGATCACTTAGCCAGGCCACCGGCAGAACCGATCCAAGTCAATACTGGCCCCCTCGCAACCGTAAAAACCATTGCCGCATCGAAAGTCATGCGACCAAGGGCAATGCCACCACGCTGGTGGCTCACCTGCTTCGAGTTCTGGGATGACCACCGGGCCAGGGAGAGTCCGCGGCGTGACACGGTCACGCCGCTGGATCAAAATAGGATTCGCATCACGGGCGCTTCCTATATTCGCTGCTCGGATAGCTGCGCGTCAGCGCCTGTCGTTTTCGGATAACCCAACAATTTCAGCGCGATACTGATTCGTTCCGGCTGCCACGGCAGCAGTGGACTGTTACAGCTTTCCGGACACTGGCCGGTCACGCCATCTTAACCGCAAATACATTCTCAGGCTGTATTTTTACGGTGAACCATCGTTCGCTCGGGCGCTGATCGGATGCAGCTTGCCCGGCGGATTTTGCTGCGGCGCTTCCAACGAGGCAGACACTCATGCGGGCAGAGCAGCCCAAGGCAAACCAGGCGGCTGGCGCAGGCGCGGCCCCGGACGATTCATTTCAGCTGTTGTTCGATGCCAACCCGGTTCCGATGTGGATCTGGGACCACGAAACCTATCGTTTTCTCGCCGTCAACGACACCGCCGTCGCGCATTACGGCTACAGCCGCGAGCAGTTCCTGAGCATGCGGTTGTTCGAACTGAAACCGCCCGAGGATCACAGCGAGATCCGGGAAATCGCACAGGGCGGCAATGGCTATCGGGTAGGCCGGGTTACCCGGCACATCAGGGCGGATGGCGGCCTGATCGATGTGGCGATCTATGGCCGATCGCTCGACTACAGAGGCCGGCCAGCATCGCTGGTGGCCGTTGTCGATGTTACCGCACGCAAGCGCGCCGAGGACGAAGTGCGCAGCACGCGTGAGTTCCTGAGCGTCGTGATCGAGAATGTCCCGGTGTCCATCTCCGTGAAGAACGCGGCCGATCTTCGCTATGTGCTCGTCAATCGCGCCGCGGAGGAATATCTCGGCCTTTCGCGCGGGGAGATCGTCGGCAAGACCGCTCATGACCTCTTTCCGGGCTCGACCGCGGATGGTGTGGTCGCGCGCGACCGCGATCAGCTCAAGACCGAAGGCTGCGGCAGCCTGGAAGAACATGAGATCGAAACTCCGCGCAACGGCATTCGGGCCGCCAACAGCAAGCGGCTGACGATCCGGGGCGTCGACGGGCAAGCCCAGTACCTGCTGGTCATGACCGAAGACGTCACCGAAAAACACAAGGCGGAAGCCCGGATCAAGCATCTGGCTCACCACGATCCCCTGACCAACCTTCCCAACCGGGCGAGTTTCAACGCGCACCTTGCCGAGGCCATCGATCGCGCCGACGCCTCCGGCGCAAGCTTTGCCGCCCTGTGCATCGATCTCGACCGGTTCAAGGAGATCAACGACGTCTTCGGCCATTCCGTCGGCGATGCGCTGCTGTGCCAGGTCGCCGCCCGGATGAGAGAAGTCGCCGGCAGCGCGTTCATCGCCCGCCTCGGCGGCGATGAATTCACGATCATTCTCCAGGGCAGCGACCAGCCGGAAGCCGCCGCCATTTTGGCCGATCGCCTGCGCGAAGCCATGTCGCCCGAATTCGAAATCGAAGGGCAGCGGCTGCGCGCCGGCCTCAGCATCGGAATTGCCGTCTATCCGAGCGACGGGACCACCGCCGCGACCCTGCTTTGCAATGCAGATGCCGCGCTTTATCGATCGAAGGAAGACGGCCGGGGCACCATCCGCTTCTTCGAGCCTGAGATGGACAAGCGGCTGCGGGAACGCCACGCCATTCAGCAGGACCTGCAATCGGCGATCGCACGCGGCGAACTCGAATTATATTATCAGCCGCAAGCAACGATCGGGGGAGGCATCATCGGCTTCGAAGCGTTGCTGCGCTGGCATCATCCCAGCCGCGGCTTGATTCCGCCGATGACTTTCATTCCGATTGCCGAGGAGAGCGGGCTGATCGTCCGGATCGGCGAATGGGTGCTGCGGGAGGCATGCCGTGAAGCGGCGACGTGGCCGATTCCTCTTCAGGTCGCAGTAAATCTCTCGCCGGTGCAGTTCCGGCATGGCGATCTGCAGACCCTCGTGCACACCGTGCTTTTGGAGACCGGGCTCGCGGCCAGCCGGCTCGAACTCGAGATCACCGAAGGCGTCTTGATCGCGGATTTCGGGCGCGCGGTTTCCGTGCTTCGCCGGCTCAAGGCGCTTGGCGTGAGGATCGCGATGGACGACTTCGGAACCGGCTATTCCTCGTTGTCCTAT
The genomic region above belongs to Bradyrhizobium sediminis and contains:
- a CDS encoding RraA family protein, which translates into the protein MSVTTAMMNVPKPAPALIEAFRSAPTSIISDNLARLPGAVGLRPFHRSGRLVGVAFTVRTRPGDNLAIHRALELVGPGDVIVVDGGGDETRALVGEIMKNIAEYRGAAGYVIDGAIRDVAAFAASDFPCFARAVIHRGPYKSGPGEINVPVSIGGSVISPGDIVVGDEDGVVSFPASIASTLLEAVHVQIKREEETIVSIREGRYQGSYAKS
- a CDS encoding Crp/Fnr family transcriptional regulator; this translates as MQAVSPCVMCPHRDLGFCGTLFDKRFEQSLSDQGGNWQHHQTVPAGKQIGARNQVSEDVFVLCGGWGFRFLQLPDGRRQILNFLLPGDLFSVTSVFEQRFRFSIKALTEAQISAMRREEVQSRLAANPEILTALATSCVAETEAADEMQTALGQCSAEERIAYLLLHLMRRIAARSVIRDQRYPFPLRQQHIADAVGLTPVHVSRVLSLFRDRGVVEVSDGTLQVRNPAELERIGSLH
- a CDS encoding globin-coupled sensor protein, whose amino-acid sequence is MRFMRIDARTGELLREFWKVVEPVLPEVLEGFYQHITREPQLARMIGSDIPRLKTAQGSHWARLFNGRFDHEYMQGVRTIGLIHNKIGLEPRWYIGGYNFVLSQLATLAVRQYRWKPNHLSAVLTALNCAVLLDMDIAISVYQEAMLAERQKQQDKITAAIQDFDGQMKIVLKTVGGSATNLQNAANVLASSAEDSTQRSTAVAAASEQASTNVQAVAASTEELTSSVREIGRQVTESTRMTGMAVEQASRSGATMQGLANAAQKIGDVVELINTIAGQTNLLALNATIEAARAGEAGRGFAVVASEVKALAEQTARATGEIGQQILAIQQATKESVGSIQEIGATIASVNEIATAIAAAVEQQGMATAEIARNVQEAARGTQEVSSNIGGVSQTASGTGQTAAQLLSSANDLSQQSETLRTQVEGFFAAIRSA
- a CDS encoding putative bifunctional diguanylate cyclase/phosphodiesterase — encoded protein: MRAEQPKANQAAGAGAAPDDSFQLLFDANPVPMWIWDHETYRFLAVNDTAVAHYGYSREQFLSMRLFELKPPEDHSEIREIAQGGNGYRVGRVTRHIRADGGLIDVAIYGRSLDYRGRPASLVAVVDVTARKRAEDEVRSTREFLSVVIENVPVSISVKNAADLRYVLVNRAAEEYLGLSRGEIVGKTAHDLFPGSTADGVVARDRDQLKTEGCGSLEEHEIETPRNGIRAANSKRLTIRGVDGQAQYLLVMTEDVTEKHKAEARIKHLAHHDPLTNLPNRASFNAHLAEAIDRADASGASFAALCIDLDRFKEINDVFGHSVGDALLCQVAARMREVAGSAFIARLGGDEFTIILQGSDQPEAAAILADRLREAMSPEFEIEGQRLRAGLSIGIAVYPSDGTTAATLLCNADAALYRSKEDGRGTIRFFEPEMDKRLRERHAIQQDLQSAIARGELELYYQPQATIGGGIIGFEALLRWHHPSRGLIPPMTFIPIAEESGLIVRIGEWVLREACREAATWPIPLQVAVNLSPVQFRHGDLQTLVHTVLLETGLAASRLELEITEGVLIADFGRAVSVLRRLKALGVRIAMDDFGTGYSSLSYLQAFPFDKIKIDQSFISNLEHNHQSAAIVRAVVSLAHGLGLPVIAEGVESSAQLEFLTRETVDEVQGYLLGRPYPIKHYAGLIGHQPDAEKMAGRTG